Sequence from the Candidatus Woesearchaeota archaeon genome:
AAATCAATTTTTTTCTGAATGACCATACAAGCAAGCAGGTCACTCGATTATATAAAGCTTTTTATACCAAGAACACTAGGAAAGAGCAATGGAACAGCCATTAATTATCTTTGACAAAATCAGCAAGCAGTTTGGAGAAAAAAAAGTAATCAATGATCTCACGCTTTCCATCCACAAAAACGAAATTTTTGGGATTATTGGAAAAAGTGGCGCAGGAAAAAGTACCCTGCTAAAAATGTTGATTGGCTTCTATAAAGTAGATGCGGGAAAAATCATCTACCATGGGAAAAACATTACAAATAACACCGCGTCCATGAAACAAATTGTAGGCTTTTGCACGCAGGAAAATTCTTTTTATCCAGAACTCACCGTGGAAGAAAACCTAAACTATTATGGAAGGTTATACGGCTTAGATGGACGGGAATTAAAGAAAAGAAAAGACGAGCTTTTAGAAATTGTTGCATTGAACACAAATAGGTTCTCCCCCGCAAATACACTTTCAGGAGGAATGAAGCGCAGGTTAGATTTTGCAATTTCACTCATCCATTATCCACAACTCTTAATCCTTGATGAACCCACAACAGGGCTTGATCCCATTACAGAAAAAGCAATTTGGGATCTTATTAAAGAGCTTTCCGCGAGAGGAATATGTATTCTCGTCATCTCGCACACACTTGATTTTGTGGAAAAATATTGCAACACAGTGGGTTTTCTTGCGGCGGGAAAAATTATTGTTACTGCGAGTCCTGCTGCGTTGCGAAGAAAATATCCGCATAAAGAAACCTTTGCAGAAGTCTTTCAAGAAGTGCTTGAGGAGTACGCATAATGGGACTGGAAAAACTCTATTTTATCATCCAAAAGAATCTACGATTAGTTTTTAGAAATTGGATGACCTTCCTCCTTTTAGTTCTCGGTCCAATGCTGCTTATTCTCGTCGTTGGATTTGCGTTTAGTGGCGATGATCTGCATGATATTTCAATAGGAGTCCATGCGCCAAAAGATGCGGAAATTCAAGAGGTCGTTGATGCGCTTGCGTCAGAAGAAATTTCCATTGTCTACTTTCCAAGAATTGACAACTGTATTCGCGCGATGAATCATTCCATAATAAATATCTGCGCGGATTTCTCAGAAGATTTTG
This genomic interval carries:
- a CDS encoding ABC transporter ATP-binding protein, translating into MEQPLIIFDKISKQFGEKKVINDLTLSIHKNEIFGIIGKSGAGKSTLLKMLIGFYKVDAGKIIYHGKNITNNTASMKQIVGFCTQENSFYPELTVEENLNYYGRLYGLDGRELKKRKDELLEIVALNTNRFSPANTLSGGMKRRLDFAISLIHYPQLLILDEPTTGLDPITEKAIWDLIKELSARGICILVISHTLDFVEKYCNTVGFLAAGKIIVTASPAALRRKYPHKETFAEVFQEVLEEYA